Proteins from one Octopus bimaculoides isolate UCB-OBI-ISO-001 chromosome 19, ASM119413v2, whole genome shotgun sequence genomic window:
- the LOC106877514 gene encoding NFX1-type zinc finger-containing protein 1 — MEPLSPLSLSSCGSLYFGINLEKPSLCPNFLVFQCSKLLAGLTAEKDAEVRTRIFAKLEQNQDVTLQQVSEECERIVRLRHETEEIECKDYFQVKQIVRIVMKCFLKEHIKNQEINPCFVCGGIMDNYGKRSKRPDRKQSKNTNYNRSNQNSSGKDKAVQFHKSQQSNPIASDGKQHKTGKFKTQLNNFPHFRNDCQTSARSKVCFKHRICCLNLKLFQDLIEKDANSICLKLGSCEECFKYFLNKPIDLHTTTLFLKVLRQREENDIILLSLVRSNEHNSIGYLKIDNRVCVALSRAKKGLYVIGNFKLLATNSPLWAEILLSLEEKKILVDAMILKCQNHPETHAQVASFEDFCKAPEGGCLKPCEARLDCGHTCALMCHPYDKEHTDYICKKQCVKTLPVCNHPCLRSCSERCMPCIMNVTKVIPNCSHHQEMFCSKDPVTFICQEPCPLEFPCGHKCLNKCGENCLSECHQIVENTCPYGHTSNIECYQKEKCFAICKELLDCGHFCKGYCFECHGIHIHKPCMEGCDRILICGHKCQNKDCSSCTPCERPCENRCLHNKCKKKCGEPCKQCNEPCQWECMHYKCSKLCHEPCDRPACNAPCEKLLDCSHQCVGVCGEQCPELCSICNEDELKEIFFGNEDENGARFVQLEDCKHIFEVTGLDNWMEVDLNNSEIQLKLCPKCKTPIRRNHRYGNLINKTLQDIEKVKEKLNADPIEVFTLKSYINSNPNNIRHLRKLEKHFHIGSIISKEHFISMKTKAQYLEVLSKLSTINIQYLVEWFVDHKARFTAQELKEASLEVQHLQVLENIENLKTDTQGMSDISSLLKEASTYLEGFYSEEKQSKIETILNKIETLKPSLKISEKERFEIVQALQLPKGHWFKCKNGHIYAIGDCGGAVVTSTCPECKCEIGGTSHQLLASNTLANEMDGAEYAAWSDAANLNLIQ; from the exons ATGGAG cccttatcaccattatcactatCTTCTTGTGGTTCACTGTATTTTGGTATTAACCTCGAGAAGCCATCTCTATGTCCCAATTTTTTAGTTTTCCAGTGCAGCAAACTGTTGGCT GGACTAACTGCCGAAAAGGATGCAGAGGTTAGAACTAGAATTTTTGcaaagctggaacaaaaccaggATGTAACCCTACAGCAAGTGTCGgaagaatgtgaaaggatagtCAGATTAAGACACGAAACAGAAGAAATTGAATGTAAAGATTATTTCCAAGTAAAACAAATAGTCAGAATAGTGATGAAGTGTTTTCTAAAAGAACACATcaaaaatcaggaaataaaccCATGTTTTGTATGTGGAG GAATAATGGACAACTATGGTAAAAGGTCAAAAAGACCTGATAGAAAACAatcaaaaaatacaaattataatagATCAAACCAAAACAGTTCTGGGAAAGATAAAGCAGTACAGTTCCATAAAAGTCAACAATCAAATCCAATTGCTTCTGATGGAAAGCAACATAAAACTGGAAAGTTTAAAACACAACTGAACAATTTTCCTCATTTTAGAAATGATTGTCAGACATCTGCAAGATCCAAAGTGTGTTTCAAACACAGAATATGTTGTTTAAACTTGAAATTATTTCAAGACCTGATTGAAAAGGATGCAAACAGTATTTGTCTAAAGTTAGGATCCTGTGAAGAATGCTTCAAATACTTTCTCAATAAACCAATTGATCTTCACACAACGACATTGTTTTTGAAAGTCTTGAGGCAAA GAGAAGAAAATGACATAATTTTATTGTCTTTAGTCAGAAGTAATGAGCATAATTCAATTGGATATCTAAAAATTGATAACAGAGTATGTGTTGCATTATCAAGAGCAAAGAAAGGCTTATATGTCATTGGAAATTTTAAGCTTCTTGCTACAAACAGTCCACTATGGGCAGAAATTTTGTTATCATTAgaggagaagaaaatacttgttgaTGCAATGATATTGAAATGTCAGAATCATCCTGAAACACATGCTCAAGTGGCATCTTTTGAAGACTTTTGTAAGGCACCAGAAGGTGGATGTTTAAAACCATGTGAAGCACGTCTAGATTGTGGACACACTTGTGCATTAATGTGTCATCCTTATGATAAGGAACATACTGATTATATCTGTAAAAAACAATGTGTCAAAACTCTCCCTGTTTGTAATCATCCATGTTTAAGAAGCTGCTCTGAACGTTGTATGCCGTGCATAATGAATGTTACAAAAGTAATACCAAATTGCTCTCACCATCAGGAAATGTTTTGTTCCAAAGATCCTGTCACATTTATTTGCCAGGAGCCATGTCCATTAGAATTTCCTTGTGgtcataaatgtttaaataaatgtgGAGAAAATTGTTTGAGTGAATGTCATCAAATCGTTGAAAACACTTGTCCTTACGGTCATACTTCAAATATAGAGTGCTATCAAAAGGAAAAATGTTTTGCAATTTGTAAAGAACTTCTCGACTGTGGCCATTTTTGTAAGGGATACTGTTTTGAGTGTCATGGAATTCATATTCACAAGCCATGTATGGAAGGATGCGACAGAATTTTAATCTGTGGTCACAAATGTCAAAATAAAGATTGTTCTTCTTGTACACCTTGTGAAAGGCCTTGTGAAAACCGATGTCTACAcaataaatgtaaaaagaaatgtggTGAACCTTGTAAGCAGTGCAATGAGCCTTGTCAGTGGGAGTGTATGCATTACAAATGCAGTAAGTTATGTCACGAACCCTGTGATCGTCCAGCATGTAATGCACCTTGCGAAAAATTACTTGACTGTAGTCACcagtgtgttggtgtttgtggaGAACAGTGCCCTGAATTGTGCTCAATTTGTAATGAAGATGagcttaaagaaatattttttggcaatgaagatgaaaatggtgctcgtTTTGTTCAACTTGAAGATTGCAAACACATTTTTGAAGTAACTGGCTTGGATAATTGGATGGAAGTTGATTTGAATAATTCTGAAATTCAACTAAAATTGTGCCCAAAGTGTAAAACTCCAATCAGGCGTAATCATAGATATGGAAATCTTATCAATAAGACCTTACAAGAcattgaaaaagtaaaagaaaaactgaatgcTGATCCTATAGAAgtttttacattaaaatcttatataaattcAAATCCAAATAATATTAGACATTTAAGAAAGTTAGAAAAACATTTCCATATTGGGAGCATAATAAGTAAGGAGCATTTTATCTCTATGAAAACTAAGGCTCAGTATTTAGAAGTTTTGTCTAAACTGAGtacaataaatattcaatatttggttGAATGGTTTGTAGATCATAAAGCTAGATTTACTGCTCAAGAGCTGAAGGAAGCAAGTTTAGAAGTGCAACATCTTCAAGTACTTGAGAACATAGAAAATTTGAAGACTGATACACAAGGCATGTCTGATATTTCTAGTTTGTTAAAAGAAGCATCCACTTATTTGGAAGGATTTTATTCAGAAGAAAAGCaatcaaaaattgaaacaatcctgaataaaatagaaactTTAAAGCCCAGTTTGAAGATTTCTGAGAAGGAAAGATTTGAAATTGTTCAAGCTTTGCAACTTCCTAAAGGACATTGGTTTAAATGTAAAAATG GTCATATTTATGCTATCGGAGACTGTGGAGGTGCTGTAGTGACAAGCACTTGTCCTGAGTGTAAATGCGAGATAGGAGGAACGTCTCATCAGTTATTAGCAAGTAATACATTGGCTAACGAAATGGATGGTGCAGAGTACGCTGCTTGGTCTGATGCTGCTAATTTGAATTTGATTCAGTAA